The Paenibacillus uliginis N3/975 genome has a window encoding:
- a CDS encoding ABC transporter ATP-binding protein, giving the protein MIEVILDQVSKQFGNVKGVTDVNIRIQPGEFFTFLGPSGCGKTTTLRMIAGFYYPSEGRIMFGDQDVTTLPPNKRNTGMVFQNYALFPHMTVFENIAFGLQVRKVPKSEIVQRVERAQKQVHLEGYGSRRIDQLSGGQQQRVALARALVIEPQILLLDEPLSNLDAKLREETRIEIKRLQLELGITTIYVTHDQAEAMAMSDRIMVMQGGVVQQIGSPEEIYNRSVNRFVASFIGESNLWEGTVERIEGNEAVVRIAPGLSLRGLIANASPNCKLEAGKSVAMSIRPESVREALQGESGDNVVNGNVVISEFTGVSVNYVSQVADQQLKAMFVNQGHRVRGRGEEISLFIPKESIYFLG; this is encoded by the coding sequence TTGATAGAGGTCATACTGGATCAGGTAAGTAAACAATTCGGAAACGTCAAGGGTGTTACAGACGTTAACATTCGGATTCAACCGGGGGAATTCTTCACCTTTCTTGGACCGAGCGGCTGTGGCAAAACAACGACGCTGCGGATGATCGCAGGATTCTATTATCCGAGCGAGGGCCGCATCATGTTCGGTGATCAGGATGTCACCACGCTTCCCCCGAACAAGCGAAATACGGGAATGGTATTTCAAAACTATGCGTTATTTCCGCACATGACCGTTTTTGAAAATATCGCATTCGGTCTGCAGGTAAGAAAAGTCCCTAAATCCGAAATCGTGCAGCGCGTCGAACGCGCGCAGAAGCAAGTTCATTTGGAAGGCTACGGCAGCCGCCGTATCGATCAACTGTCCGGAGGCCAGCAGCAGCGGGTTGCCCTTGCTCGTGCGCTCGTCATTGAGCCGCAAATCCTGCTCTTGGATGAACCGCTATCGAACTTGGATGCGAAGCTTAGAGAAGAAACGAGAATTGAAATTAAGAGACTTCAACTGGAGCTGGGAATTACCACAATCTATGTGACGCACGATCAGGCTGAAGCGATGGCGATGTCTGACCGGATCATGGTTATGCAGGGTGGTGTTGTCCAGCAGATTGGAAGTCCAGAAGAAATATATAATCGCTCGGTCAACCGGTTTGTCGCTTCCTTTATCGGGGAGTCCAATCTGTGGGAAGGAACCGTAGAACGAATCGAAGGCAACGAAGCGGTCGTTCGTATCGCTCCGGGCCTTAGTCTGAGAGGGTTGATTGCGAATGCCTCGCCGAATTGCAAGCTAGAAGCGGGCAAGAGCGTGGCTATGTCCATACGTCCGGAATCGGTTCGCGAGGCTCTGCAAGGAGAGTCCGGCGACAATGTGGTTAACGGTAACGTGGTAATTTCCGAATTTACGGGCGTAAGCGTGAACTATGTATCGCAGGTGGCAGACCAGCAGCTGAAAGCGATGTTCGTCAATCAAGGGCATCGAGTGCGCGGACGCGGGGAAGAAATCTCCCTGTTCATTCCGAAAGAAAGCATCTATTTCTTGGGATAG
- a CDS encoding extracellular solute-binding protein has product MEMSKGKAKKWLIGTVLSIAMLTVTACGGSTSEGGQNSGDKGSEKQKLVIYTARDKNVVEEIIPKFEEQNPGMEVEVLTMGAQQILERVRGEKANPQADFWWGGTQSALMTAADEDLLESVKPSFADSIPAMYKDSQDRWYGEMLLPEVIMYNSTALKKEDAPKDWDDLLDPKYKDKIIIRGVLASGTMRTIYSSMIFRQDASDPAKGYEWLKKLDANTKEYAQDPTNLYLKLGREEGTLSLWNLQDIMLQKELQKQPFDFIYPASGAPILVDGVGVVKGAKNKDAAMKFYEFLFDSKLRVELAEKLYQIPTRTDISKDTLPAWLQGLELKPLDIDWAVMAEKEKEWMQHWDENIKGKGSK; this is encoded by the coding sequence ATGGAAATGTCGAAGGGAAAGGCAAAAAAGTGGTTGATAGGAACAGTCCTCAGCATTGCAATGCTGACGGTCACAGCCTGTGGTGGAAGCACTTCTGAAGGCGGTCAAAATTCAGGAGATAAGGGTTCCGAGAAGCAGAAGCTGGTCATTTATACAGCCAGAGATAAAAACGTCGTGGAAGAAATTATTCCGAAGTTCGAAGAGCAAAATCCGGGAATGGAAGTCGAAGTTCTCACCATGGGGGCGCAGCAAATATTGGAGCGCGTTCGTGGGGAGAAGGCAAACCCGCAGGCGGATTTCTGGTGGGGCGGCACGCAATCGGCGCTGATGACGGCTGCGGATGAAGATCTGCTCGAAAGCGTAAAGCCGAGCTTCGCCGACAGCATTCCTGCGATGTACAAAGACAGCCAGGATCGCTGGTACGGTGAGATGCTGCTGCCGGAAGTAATTATGTATAACTCCACAGCGTTGAAAAAGGAAGATGCTCCAAAAGATTGGGATGATCTGCTGGATCCGAAATATAAAGACAAAATTATTATTCGCGGCGTGCTCGCTTCCGGAACGATGAGAACGATTTACTCCTCGATGATTTTCCGTCAAGATGCTAGCGACCCTGCAAAAGGATACGAATGGCTGAAGAAGCTCGACGCGAATACGAAGGAATATGCGCAAGACCCGACCAACCTGTACCTGAAGCTGGGACGAGAGGAAGGCACGCTGTCGCTGTGGAACCTACAGGACATTATGCTCCAGAAGGAGCTGCAGAAGCAGCCGTTCGACTTTATTTATCCTGCTAGCGGCGCACCGATTCTGGTTGATGGTGTCGGAGTTGTCAAGGGCGCGAAAAACAAGGATGCGGCAATGAAATTTTACGAGTTCCTCTTCGATTCCAAGCTGCGCGTTGAGCTTGCAGAGAAGCTGTATCAAATCCCGACACGTACAGACATCAGCAAAGATACGCTTCCGGCATGGTTACAAGGGTTGGAACTGAAGCCGCTTGATATCGATTGGGCCGTTATGGCAGAGAAAGAGAAGGAATGGATGCAGCATTGGGACGAGAACATTAAGGGAAAAGGTTCCAAATAA
- a CDS encoding ROK family transcriptional regulator produces the protein MIDKGQTGNAKLVKHINREGILHQLKENPRVSRADLAKLTELSRPCVSALVDEMITEGLISEVGVGESKGGRKPILLEYNFQAYGVIGAVFEGSTLQLAIANLKGELLIQRTTSLPHPMNGEMAIQSIRQGLAALLFESGFDKERLLGMGLGLPGITQRSAGTVSYAPSTGWMGLPVQQEIEEILGLPVVIENDVNLMTLGEFHKGIGVGHTNLVYMYAGTGIGAGIIIDGQLYRGANEASGEIGYMMVGPVGNQTKGEYGVFERNYSVWAIYDKAKGILPSIDERSSIVKQIVDQANRGGKQAQALLDDICRHWTYGIANLTSVMDPALLILSGEMMHIGDEGIYKIQQWLNDWVPSAPQIKMASLGDQAGLIGAIHCTLEAFPSTPKFQR, from the coding sequence TTGATTGACAAAGGCCAAACGGGAAACGCCAAGCTGGTGAAGCATATTAACCGAGAAGGCATCCTTCATCAGTTGAAAGAAAACCCCCGGGTATCAAGAGCTGATTTGGCGAAATTAACGGAGTTAAGCCGTCCGTGCGTATCAGCTCTCGTTGACGAGATGATTACGGAAGGCCTAATTAGCGAAGTCGGCGTGGGAGAATCAAAGGGCGGCAGGAAGCCTATCCTCCTCGAATATAACTTTCAAGCTTATGGTGTTATTGGTGCGGTATTCGAAGGCAGCACTCTGCAGCTGGCTATAGCCAATTTGAAAGGGGAGCTGCTGATTCAACGCACGACCAGCTTACCTCATCCGATGAATGGCGAGATGGCCATCCAGAGCATCAGGCAAGGGCTTGCGGCCCTGCTATTTGAAAGCGGATTCGATAAAGAACGACTGCTTGGCATGGGCCTGGGCTTGCCGGGCATAACCCAGCGAAGCGCCGGAACGGTAAGCTATGCTCCCAGTACGGGATGGATGGGGCTGCCGGTGCAGCAGGAGATCGAAGAAATCTTAGGGCTGCCCGTGGTCATTGAGAATGACGTGAACCTGATGACGCTTGGTGAATTTCATAAGGGCATAGGCGTCGGTCATACCAATCTGGTATATATGTATGCGGGCACTGGGATTGGCGCCGGAATTATCATCGATGGTCAGCTGTATCGCGGAGCCAACGAGGCGAGCGGGGAGATTGGGTACATGATGGTTGGTCCGGTCGGTAATCAGACCAAGGGAGAATATGGCGTATTCGAGCGCAATTACTCCGTATGGGCCATTTACGACAAAGCCAAAGGCATTCTGCCTTCAATTGATGAGAGATCGAGTATCGTTAAGCAAATCGTTGATCAGGCGAATCGAGGGGGGAAACAAGCTCAGGCACTGCTCGACGATATCTGTCGGCACTGGACCTATGGCATTGCCAATCTAACAAGTGTGATGGATCCAGCGCTATTGATTCTTAGCGGAGAAATGATGCATATCGGGGACGAGGGGATTTATAAAATACAACAATGGTTAAACGACTGGGTTCCTTCCGCTCCTCAGATTAAGATGGCCTCGCTAGGCGATCAGGCTGGACTCATTGGGGCCATTCATTGCACGCTGGAGGCGTTCCCATCCACTCCTAAATTTCAAAGATAA
- the sigK gene encoding RNA polymerase sporulation sigma factor SigK: MTSHRVHNLKKFDNTGEDLEDLISIGTIGLIKAIESYRPNKGTKLATFAARCIENEILMHLRSLKKTRKDVSLHDPIGTDKEGNEITLIDILGSEADDIVDAVQLKIEKSKIYRNLDILDDREKEVVIGRFGLEAGGEERTQREIAKELGISRSYVSRIEKRALMKLYHEFYKAKR; encoded by the coding sequence CTGACATCGCATCGTGTCCATAACCTCAAAAAATTCGATAATACGGGCGAGGATCTGGAAGATCTGATTTCGATCGGAACGATCGGTCTGATTAAGGCGATTGAGAGCTACCGCCCGAATAAGGGGACGAAGCTTGCCACGTTTGCGGCCCGATGTATCGAGAATGAGATATTGATGCATCTTCGGTCGTTGAAGAAAACGCGGAAAGACGTGTCTCTCCACGATCCGATTGGGACAGACAAAGAAGGGAACGAGATCACTCTGATAGATATCCTTGGCTCAGAGGCTGATGATATTGTGGATGCGGTGCAGTTGAAGATTGAAAAGAGCAAGATTTACCGCAATCTGGATATTTTGGACGACCGGGAGAAGGAAGTGGTTATCGGGCGTTTCGGACTTGAGGCAGGTGGTGAGGAACGGACGCAGCGGGAGATCGCGAAGGAGCTTGGGATTTCACGCAGCTATGTATCACGGATTGAGAAGCGGGCATTGATGAAGTTGTATCATGAGTTTTATAAGGCCAAAAGGTAG
- a CDS encoding 4'-phosphopantetheinyl transferase family protein, protein MPQIIALEINNKLSSNTFRILLDHLPVEKQAKIRSFRRYEDALRTLFGELLVRTSVMEMYQIPNNCIQFNSNCYGKPFLVHPEPFHFNISHSGHWVVLAIDSHPISIDIEKIQPFDLSTAECFFSKNEYADLIRKPPIEQLSYFYDLWTLKESYIKYIGKGLSHV, encoded by the coding sequence ATGCCGCAAATTATCGCATTAGAAATTAATAACAAGCTTAGCTCTAATACTTTTCGTATATTACTGGATCATCTCCCAGTGGAGAAACAAGCTAAGATTCGTTCATTTCGGCGATACGAAGATGCGTTACGAACACTATTTGGTGAATTATTAGTTCGAACATCTGTAATGGAGATGTATCAAATTCCAAATAACTGCATCCAATTTAATTCCAATTGTTACGGCAAGCCATTTCTAGTACATCCCGAACCATTTCATTTTAATATATCCCATTCCGGTCATTGGGTTGTACTCGCCATCGATTCGCACCCAATAAGCATTGATATTGAAAAAATCCAGCCTTTCGATCTTTCAACAGCAGAATGCTTTTTTTCAAAAAACGAGTATGCTGATCTAATCAGAAAACCTCCGATTGAGCAATTATCATATTTTTATGACTTGTGGACCCTTAAAGAGAGCTATATTAAATATATCGGAAAAGGGTTATCTCACGTCTAA
- a CDS encoding efflux RND transporter permease subunit — protein MHRITKWAMANKAAILVIVFFSLLVGIFSYSKMPRELQPSMEVSTISITTVGQSMDSNSMLVSATEPIERAVANVKGQSSVISTTGDGYSQVTIKFQLGIKMKEAVAETEKIVNGLQLPAGVSKPYIYQPSTDSMPVSILGIGLSEQMSSTGMDKINNEIIPRLQKITDVGSIRNTGGVMQNVIIRVDPGELSKHKISMESLMSLLNGQNLVVSLGSHVVDNTAVSLKVVGNLNDLQSLGELNVAADVKLSDVAKISLSKDTKTMTHLNGQDGVVLLVNKVAGGNAVEVGKNIASEIKKMNEDYKGDIETSLVWSSDSFITGSVNSMMREVLLGTLFATLIIFLFLRNWRMTLITIISIPLSLAITLFFLSLSGISLNVITIGGIAVAIGRLVDDSIVVIENLYRRSQTEGYTKDVIIDSVKDVAGAITLSTLTSVCVFLPLGLVKGLSAMILPFALTVTYSLLASLFVAITVVPLLGHSFMKNAKPKKHKQVKSYQAVLKWTLNHKFITLAATFVLLIGSIVAYGVIPKGTINNNDTSQIDINLTLPSDTPYETVKQTALQLEDLVRQQPETKHEFIHLGVSEEDLKLGSVQSPTSIAFTIFLKEDANADHLIDKIITFKDQYPNADFEYTESSGLSSANNAIVLDLSGSHQEDLETAAKSVTEALNPIEGIQKISTNLTEKKTIYNINVDPGTTNVSNLAMQLNMQLNQIPIGSMILDGIATPILLDITNPLQTGDNLQDLKVIGKTGEIALSEVAKIEKTEQQSTILRKNSHDFIRITATVDGSKLSTINNQIALETSSLKLPDGVSLDIGGAGAQQSVDTNNLFTAMIVSIGIIYLLLVIMFKNLRMPFVILFSLPFAAVGSILGLIISRIPVDTFALIGALMLIGIVVTNAIVLLDRVKQNEKTMIIREALIEAGNVRLRPILMTAAATIFALLPVLFSKPELGSIVSKGLAVVVVGGLAVSTLLTLVVVPVIYEAFFFRKSKRQRLNNINTSVEQDQINM, from the coding sequence ATGCACAGAATCACGAAATGGGCTATGGCGAACAAAGCAGCAATTCTGGTTATCGTTTTTTTTAGTTTGCTTGTCGGCATTTTCAGCTACTCTAAAATGCCAAGGGAATTACAACCTTCAATGGAAGTGTCTACAATTAGCATCACGACAGTGGGACAATCCATGGATTCAAATTCGATGCTGGTATCTGCGACGGAACCGATTGAGAGAGCGGTAGCAAATGTGAAGGGGCAATCCTCTGTAATATCTACTACCGGGGACGGTTACTCCCAGGTCACGATAAAGTTCCAGCTCGGAATTAAGATGAAAGAAGCTGTTGCCGAAACAGAAAAAATCGTAAACGGGCTTCAGCTTCCAGCAGGTGTAAGCAAGCCTTATATTTATCAACCCAGTACGGACAGCATGCCGGTTTCTATCCTGGGAATCGGATTATCTGAACAAATGTCATCTACAGGAATGGATAAAATTAATAACGAAATCATCCCCCGATTACAGAAGATCACAGATGTAGGAAGCATTCGAAATACTGGTGGTGTTATGCAAAATGTGATTATTCGTGTAGATCCAGGTGAATTGAGTAAGCATAAAATATCAATGGAAAGTCTGATGAGCCTGTTAAATGGTCAAAATTTAGTCGTGTCCTTAGGCAGCCATGTTGTGGATAACACAGCAGTATCCCTTAAAGTTGTCGGCAACTTAAATGACTTACAATCGCTCGGGGAACTTAATGTTGCGGCTGATGTTAAACTAAGCGATGTTGCGAAGATCAGCCTTTCTAAAGATACAAAGACGATGACTCATTTAAATGGTCAAGATGGTGTTGTTCTTTTAGTGAACAAAGTTGCAGGCGGGAATGCTGTAGAGGTTGGAAAGAATATAGCATCTGAAATTAAGAAAATGAACGAGGATTACAAGGGTGACATCGAGACATCCCTTGTTTGGTCGAGCGACTCCTTTATTACAGGTTCTGTTAATAGTATGATGCGTGAGGTGCTGCTTGGTACTTTGTTCGCAACCTTGATTATCTTTCTGTTCTTGAGAAATTGGAGAATGACACTTATTACAATTATCAGCATACCATTGTCGCTGGCAATTACGTTATTCTTTTTATCGTTATCAGGCATAAGTTTGAACGTAATTACTATCGGCGGTATTGCTGTTGCGATCGGACGATTAGTAGATGACAGTATTGTCGTTATAGAAAACCTATACCGCAGGTCACAGACAGAAGGCTATACCAAAGACGTTATTATCGACTCGGTTAAAGATGTCGCAGGAGCTATCACACTTTCAACCTTGACCTCCGTTTGTGTATTCTTGCCGCTTGGATTGGTTAAAGGCTTGTCCGCGATGATTCTGCCCTTTGCTCTAACAGTAACCTATTCTTTGTTGGCTTCTTTATTTGTTGCTATAACGGTAGTCCCATTGTTAGGTCATAGTTTCATGAAGAATGCCAAGCCAAAGAAGCATAAGCAGGTGAAATCGTATCAGGCCGTGTTAAAATGGACTTTAAATCATAAATTTATCACACTTGCAGCAACCTTTGTTCTATTAATTGGTTCTATCGTAGCTTATGGGGTTATACCTAAAGGCACGATAAATAATAACGATACCTCGCAGATTGATATCAACCTGACTCTTCCAAGCGATACCCCTTATGAAACCGTCAAACAAACTGCACTTCAACTAGAAGATTTGGTAAGGCAGCAACCAGAAACCAAGCATGAATTTATTCATTTAGGTGTTAGCGAAGAGGACCTGAAATTGGGATCTGTTCAGTCACCGACATCCATTGCGTTTACCATCTTCTTAAAAGAGGATGCGAATGCAGATCATTTAATAGACAAAATTATTACCTTCAAAGATCAGTACCCGAATGCTGATTTTGAATATACGGAATCAAGCGGATTAAGTTCAGCAAATAATGCTATCGTTCTTGATCTTTCAGGAAGTCATCAGGAGGATTTGGAAACAGCAGCTAAGAGTGTTACTGAAGCACTGAACCCAATTGAGGGAATTCAAAAAATCAGCACTAATCTGACAGAGAAAAAAACAATCTATAATATTAATGTGGATCCTGGCACAACGAATGTTTCAAATCTGGCAATGCAATTAAATATGCAGTTGAATCAAATACCAATCGGTTCGATGATATTGGATGGAATTGCGACACCGATTTTATTGGATATAACGAATCCATTGCAAACCGGAGACAACCTGCAAGATTTGAAAGTGATTGGAAAAACAGGTGAGATTGCATTAAGTGAAGTTGCGAAAATTGAAAAAACGGAGCAACAATCTACGATTCTTAGGAAGAACAGTCATGATTTCATTCGTATCACAGCTACTGTAGATGGAAGTAAATTAAGTACCATTAACAATCAAATTGCCTTGGAAACCTCGTCGCTTAAGCTGCCTGATGGAGTCTCCTTGGATATAGGCGGAGCAGGGGCACAGCAGAGTGTGGATACCAATAACTTATTCACAGCTATGATCGTTTCGATTGGCATTATTTATTTACTTTTAGTCATTATGTTTAAGAATCTTAGAATGCCATTTGTTATTCTTTTCTCATTGCCATTCGCAGCGGTTGGTTCAATACTGGGTTTGATTATTAGTAGAATACCCGTAGATACGTTTGCCCTGATAGGCGCATTGATGCTGATAGGAATTGTAGTCACAAATGCAATTGTTTTGCTGGACCGGGTGAAACAGAACGAAAAAACAATGATCATACGAGAGGCTCTAATCGAAGCAGGAAACGTCAGACTTCGTCCAATCCTGATGACGGCTGCGGCTACCATATTTGCACTTCTGCCGGTGCTCTTTTCGAAACCGGAGCTTGGCAGTATCGTTTCAAAAGGCTTGGCAGTCGTCGTAGTTGGCGGATTGGCGGTATCAACATTACTGACCTTGGTTGTCGTACCTGTAATATATGAAGCTTTTTTCTTCCGGAAATCTAAACGACAACGATTGAATAACATTAATACGAGCGTTGAACAAGATCAGATAAATATGTAA
- a CDS encoding GntR family transcriptional regulator produces the protein MDIIQVGDLTFQLDYSKPLYEQIINQFRFDIAQGHIQLGTRTLSVRDLAKVLKVNPNTVMRAYQELERDNLFETRRGHGTFVTSSQKKVDELQRSLATQAVSNFVTSIKSIGFTKDSAITLIEEAEWN, from the coding sequence ATGGATATTATTCAAGTAGGCGACCTCACGTTCCAGTTGGATTACAGTAAGCCTCTGTATGAGCAGATCATCAACCAATTTCGATTTGACATTGCACAGGGGCATATCCAATTGGGTACAAGAACACTTTCAGTCCGTGATCTAGCTAAAGTGCTAAAAGTTAACCCCAATACAGTCATGCGGGCTTATCAGGAATTGGAGCGGGATAATCTTTTTGAAACTCGAAGGGGGCATGGAACTTTTGTAACCTCATCCCAGAAGAAAGTGGACGAACTTCAACGATCTCTGGCAACTCAGGCAGTTAGCAACTTCGTCACGTCTATAAAGAGCATAGGATTTACGAAAGACTCTGCCATAACATTGATTGAGGAGGCTGAGTGGAATTGA
- a CDS encoding ABC transporter ATP-binding protein: MELITHGPNSLVTNSDAVVCKELVKRYKQKLVLNQFTASFPAGKITGLLGQNGAGKSTLLKIIAGLTQPDHGEARVFGQKIHWKQNHDITILSDRTKWYEHHTVLEAIKFSKVLFPSFDLEKALELIQFMELDADQKVHTLSKGQESRLYLVLCLARNTKLVLLDEPFSGIDLVSKEQIIQVIIDYMVESPFTLIISTHEIHETEGLFDHAVFIRNGANVLSGDVEYLRATQGSIETIYRGIYR, translated from the coding sequence GTGGAATTGATAACTCATGGGCCTAATTCATTAGTCACCAATTCAGATGCTGTTGTATGTAAGGAACTTGTTAAACGTTATAAACAAAAGCTTGTTCTTAATCAATTTACAGCTTCATTTCCTGCCGGCAAGATAACTGGTCTTCTTGGACAGAACGGAGCAGGCAAGTCTACATTACTCAAGATCATTGCAGGATTAACCCAACCTGATCATGGAGAGGCCAGAGTTTTTGGTCAAAAAATCCATTGGAAACAAAATCATGATATTACTATTTTGTCTGATCGTACCAAATGGTATGAGCATCACACTGTATTGGAAGCTATAAAATTCTCCAAAGTTTTGTTTCCTTCTTTCGATTTGGAAAAAGCTTTGGAACTAATCCAGTTCATGGAATTGGATGCCGATCAAAAAGTACATACATTATCCAAAGGACAGGAATCACGTTTGTATCTTGTGCTATGCCTTGCACGGAATACAAAACTTGTGCTATTGGATGAACCTTTCTCAGGTATAGATCTCGTATCTAAAGAACAAATCATTCAAGTCATTATTGACTATATGGTTGAATCTCCTTTCACTCTTATTATTAGTACACATGAGATTCACGAAACAGAAGGATTATTCGATCACGCTGTTTTTATCCGCAATGGGGCTAACGTATTGTCAGGGGATGTAGAATACTTGCGCGCCACACAGGGATCAATCGAAACTATATATAGGGGGATTTATCGATGA
- a CDS encoding thioesterase II family protein, with amino-acid sequence MKPIKLFCIPYAGGTSEVYWKWRKFLSNHIELCPVEIAGRGKRICEPLPQQFEDVIEDLASSIMNQLESNEMYAIYGHSMGSLLAFETYYKLMERGCHAPKHMFFSGREAPQCSPKSDRPICHDASDEQFLQVVLEYGGTSKEVIQNQELLQLFLPILRADFKITETYKHQEKKEKIVCDLTVINGTNDRSIMNFDINEWRFHAEKQCNIKKVMGGHFFIIEDSMLYVVDIINDALQNV; translated from the coding sequence ATGAAACCGATCAAATTATTTTGTATCCCCTACGCAGGGGGGACATCCGAAGTATATTGGAAGTGGAGAAAGTTCCTATCTAATCATATTGAATTGTGCCCAGTAGAGATTGCCGGGAGAGGAAAGCGAATTTGTGAACCGCTTCCCCAACAGTTTGAGGATGTAATTGAAGATTTGGCTTCTTCAATTATGAATCAGCTGGAATCAAACGAAATGTATGCTATATATGGACATAGCATGGGATCCTTGCTTGCTTTTGAAACATATTACAAGTTGATGGAAAGAGGGTGTCATGCGCCAAAACATATGTTTTTTAGCGGAAGAGAGGCACCTCAATGCTCTCCTAAATCTGATAGGCCTATTTGCCATGACGCGTCGGATGAGCAATTTCTACAAGTTGTATTAGAATATGGGGGTACTTCAAAGGAAGTTATCCAGAATCAAGAGTTGCTTCAACTTTTCTTGCCAATTTTAAGAGCGGATTTCAAAATTACAGAGACATATAAACACCAGGAAAAAAAAGAGAAAATTGTTTGTGACCTCACTGTGATAAATGGGACTAACGATCGAAGTATTATGAATTTTGATATAAATGAATGGCGGTTTCATGCGGAGAAGCAATGTAATATCAAAAAAGTAATGGGGGGACATTTCTTTATCATTGAAGACAGCATGTTGTATGTTGTGGATATCATCAATGATGCGCTGCAAAACGTTTGA